The Gymnogyps californianus isolate 813 chromosome 5, ASM1813914v2, whole genome shotgun sequence genome contains a region encoding:
- the CCDC86 gene encoding coiled-coil domain-containing protein 86 codes for MEGECGPAPGPEEPNGAAPTPTPAPAPARRRRKAAKKRKEAAAAAAIPRGRPKSGRVWKDPGKKRFSHMIQDKALRTSWARKMKERQEKKLVRDLARQLQEGKQREREEKKRRREENLKRRLENERKAEIVQVIRNPLKLKRAKKKQLRRVEKRDTLALLQKTPVRHKAATE; via the exons ATGGAGGGGGAGTGCGGGCCGGCCCCGGGCCCCGAGGAGCCCAACGGGGCAGCCCCGACCCCGactccggccccggccccggcccggcggcgtCGGAAAGCCGCCAAGAAGCGAAAAGaagcggcggcagcagcagcgatCCCGCGGGGCAGGCCCAAGTCGGGGCGGGTGTGGAAGGACCCCGGCAAGAAGAG GTTCTCACACATGATCCAGGACAAGGCCCTTCGCACCTCCTGGGCGCGGAAAATGAAGGAGCGGCAGGAGAAGAAGCTCGTCCGGGACCTGGCACggcagctgcaggaggggaagcagagagagCGAGAG GAGAAGAAGCGTCGGCGGGAGGAGAACCTGAAGCGACGCCTGGAGAACGAGCGGAAGGCGGAGATTGTGCAAGTG ATCCGGAACCCGCTGAAGCTCAAGCGGGCGAAGAAGAAGCAGCTACGGCGGGTGGAGAAGCGGGACACGCTCGCCCTGCTCCAGAAGACACCTGTGCGGCACAAAGCAGCCACGGAATGA
- the LOC127016470 gene encoding membrane-spanning 4-domains subfamily A member 15-like, whose translation MAATTVTDSGGVRIITEVIPATDPRAAQLAAGSRSPAPTASSFQVRGFRRAQPKALGTIHIFTGIIHVCFGIILTVSEYRTPSLPVASGVLFWLGLLQLLLSGSLLVESEKRENISLVKICCVVNAGVILSTLVATLVHATAITHNTPGCEINTPYQLKADWCFNAENKILSNGLDSMFVIFSLLEFCAAVAALAFGYAAIKQHNYTRMVRGAGAGPVAGQPRALGRPEVPAPAFRRERGSVTHP comes from the exons ATGGCAGCCACCACCGTGACCGACTCCGGGGGCGTGAGGATCATCACGGAGGTCATCCCGGCCACAGATCCCCGAGCGGctcagctggctgctggctCCAGGTCGCCTGCACCCACCGCGTCGTCATTTCAAGTCAGAGGCTTCAGAAGGGCTCAGCCCAAGGCGCTGGGG ACCATCCACATCTTCACCGGGATCATCCATGTCTGCTTCGGGATCATCCTGACGGTGTCAGAGTACAGgaccccttccctccctgtggCCAGCGGGGTCCTCTTCTGGCTCGGGCTCCTG cagctcctgctctcagGCTCTCTGCTGGtggaaagtgaaaaaagagagaacatcTCACTG GTGAAGATCTGCTGCGTCGTCAACGCGGGGGTCATCCTGAGCACGCTGGTGGCCACTCTTGTCCACGCCACGGCCATCACTCACAACACCCCCGGGTGCGAGATCAACACACCGTACCAGCTGAAAGCCGACTGGTGCTTCAACGCCGAGAACAAG ATCCTGAGCAACGGGCTGGATTCCATGTTCGTCATCTTCAGCCTCCTGGAGTTCTGCGCGGCGGTGGCGGCCCTGGCCTTCGGCTACGCCGCCATCAAGCAGCATAACTACACGCGCATGGTgaggggagccggggccgggcccgTTGCGGGGCAGCCCAGAGCCTTGGGGAGACCTGAGGTGCCGGCTCCGGCGTTTcggcgggagcggggcagcgTTACCCACCCCTGA